In Rhodanobacter denitrificans, a single window of DNA contains:
- a CDS encoding glycosyltransferase family 2 protein, which translates to MTSFAVVITSYNYRGFVGTAVDSALAQSRAPMQVIVVDDGSTDGTPAYLRERYGADPRVTLLCGENGGQLVAFQRGVAQARADVVCFLDADDRWEPDYLARLGELYDSRRDVDFVFSDMQLFGDQQRWMGYAACSRDLGFTAISTYVLMHWYGAPTSALSMRALWARRTLELPAELGQTWRLSADNCLVFGASVLGAHKYYLRTGAVHYRIHGNNGWWGRQTAATTYLNRFRSRCLIEIYARNIGLDERCLESVKHEFRTKPDPSWREARHYAKLARLRHGSWLRNQQRAASILWSAIRPRRHVPATD; encoded by the coding sequence ATGACCAGCTTCGCGGTCGTCATCACCAGCTACAACTATCGCGGCTTCGTCGGCACGGCGGTCGACAGCGCGCTGGCGCAGAGCCGCGCGCCGATGCAGGTCATCGTGGTCGACGACGGCTCCACCGACGGCACGCCGGCGTATCTGCGCGAACGCTACGGCGCCGACCCGCGGGTGACCCTGCTGTGCGGCGAGAATGGCGGCCAGCTGGTCGCGTTCCAGCGCGGCGTGGCGCAGGCCCGTGCCGACGTGGTCTGCTTCCTCGACGCTGACGACCGCTGGGAGCCGGACTACCTGGCGCGCCTGGGCGAACTCTACGACAGCCGCCGCGATGTCGACTTCGTGTTCTCCGACATGCAGCTGTTCGGCGACCAGCAGCGCTGGATGGGTTACGCCGCGTGTTCGCGCGACCTCGGCTTCACCGCGATCAGCACCTACGTGCTGATGCACTGGTACGGCGCGCCGACCTCGGCGTTGTCGATGCGCGCGCTGTGGGCGCGCCGCACGCTGGAGCTGCCGGCGGAGCTGGGCCAGACCTGGCGGCTGTCCGCCGACAACTGCCTGGTGTTCGGCGCCAGCGTGCTGGGCGCGCACAAGTACTACCTGCGCACCGGCGCGGTGCATTACCGCATCCATGGCAACAACGGCTGGTGGGGCCGGCAGACGGCGGCCACGACCTACCTCAACCGGTTCCGCTCGCGCTGCCTGATCGAGATCTACGCCCGGAACATCGGCCTGGACGAGCGCTGCCTGGAGAGCGTCAAGCACGAGTTCCGCACCAAGCCCGACCCCTCGTGGCGCGAGGCCCGGCACTACGCGAAGCTGGCGCGCCTGCGCCACGGCTCGTGGCTGCGCAACCAGCAGCGTGCCGCGTCGATCCTGTGGTCGGCCATCCGGCCACGCCGGCACGTGCCGGCGACGGACTGA
- the folB gene encoding dihydroneopterin aldolase, producing the protein MDTVFIEDLRIDAVIGIYDWERRVRQTLSFDIEMAFDNTVPAASDDIAHTLNYKDVSKRLIGYVEASGFGLVETLAERCAAIVREEFGVAWVRLKLSKPGAVRGAKAVGVCIERGTRTL; encoded by the coding sequence ATGGATACCGTTTTCATCGAAGACTTGCGCATCGACGCCGTCATCGGCATCTACGACTGGGAGCGCCGGGTGCGCCAGACGCTGTCGTTCGACATCGAGATGGCGTTCGACAACACCGTGCCGGCGGCCAGCGACGACATCGCGCACACGCTGAACTACAAGGATGTGTCCAAGCGCCTGATCGGCTATGTGGAGGCGTCCGGCTTCGGCCTGGTCGAGACGCTGGCCGAGCGCTGCGCGGCGATCGTCCGCGAGGAGTTCGGCGTGGCCTGGGTGCGCCTGAAACTGTCCAAGCCCGGCGCGGTGCGCGGCGCGAAGGCGGTCGGCGTGTGCATCGAGCGCGGCACGCGAACGCTTTGA
- a CDS encoding glutaminyl-peptide cyclotransferase — MPRWSIRLLSLALLACTAAAHAADIPVYGYRVVHAYPHDTGAYTEGLFYKDGFLYESTGQVGQSTVRRVALETGEVVQRQRLPKQYFGEGIVDWKDRLVQLTWQSGTGFVYELASFTPQRRFRYAGEGWALTRDDKHLYMSDGTPVLRVLDPETLEVIRRITVTADGAPVTHLNELEWVDGEIYANVWLTERIARIDPASGHVTGWIDLTGLFDSRQLPNPEDDVLNGIAWDAARQRLFVTGKCWPQLFEIALVKRPAR; from the coding sequence ATGCCGCGCTGGTCCATCCGCCTCCTCTCCCTTGCCCTGCTCGCCTGCACCGCCGCCGCGCACGCCGCCGACATCCCGGTCTACGGCTACCGGGTCGTGCATGCTTACCCGCACGACACCGGCGCCTATACCGAGGGACTGTTCTACAAGGATGGTTTCCTCTACGAGAGCACCGGCCAGGTCGGCCAATCGACCGTGCGCAGGGTGGCCCTGGAAACCGGCGAGGTGGTGCAGCGCCAGCGCCTGCCGAAGCAGTATTTCGGCGAGGGTATCGTCGACTGGAAGGACCGCCTGGTGCAGCTCACCTGGCAGAGCGGCACCGGTTTCGTCTACGAACTGGCCAGCTTTACGCCGCAGCGCCGCTTCCGCTACGCGGGCGAGGGCTGGGCGCTGACCCGCGACGACAAGCACCTGTACATGAGCGACGGCACGCCGGTGCTGCGCGTGCTGGATCCGGAAACGCTCGAGGTGATCCGCCGCATCACGGTCACCGCCGACGGCGCACCGGTCACCCACCTCAACGAACTGGAGTGGGTCGACGGCGAGATCTACGCCAACGTGTGGCTGACCGAGCGCATCGCGCGGATCGACCCGGCCAGCGGCCACGTGACGGGCTGGATCGACCTCACCGGTCTGTTCGACAGCAGGCAGCTGCCGAACCCCGAGGACGACGTGCTCAACGGCATCGCCTGGGACGCGGCGCGCCAGCGCCTGTTCGTCACCGGCAAGTGCTGGCCGCAGCTGTTCGAGATCGCGCTGGTGAAGCGGCCCGCACGCTGA
- a CDS encoding UDP-glucuronic acid decarboxylase family protein, which yields MKRILVTGGAGFLGSHLCDRLLHDGHDVLCVDNFFTGSKRNVAHLLAHPYFELMRHDVTFPLYVEVERIFNLACPASPVHYQHDPVQTTKTSVHGAINMLGLAKRVKARILQASTSEVYGDPEVHPQVEGYWGRVNPIGIRSCYDEGKRCAETLFFDYYRQHDLDIKVVRIFNTYGPRMHPNDGRVVSNFIMQALRGEDITIYGDGSQTRSFCYVDDLIEAIVRMMESERGFTGPVNIGNPVEHTMLELAEKVIALVGGRSKLVYRPLPSDDPRQRQPDIGVARERLGWQPTVALEDGLQETIGYFRRLLQDGAAA from the coding sequence ATGAAACGGATCCTAGTCACCGGCGGCGCCGGCTTCCTCGGCTCGCACCTGTGCGATCGCCTGCTCCACGACGGCCACGACGTGCTGTGCGTGGACAACTTCTTCACCGGCAGCAAGCGCAATGTCGCGCACCTGCTCGCCCACCCATACTTCGAGCTGATGCGCCACGACGTGACGTTCCCGCTGTACGTGGAGGTGGAGCGCATCTTCAACCTGGCCTGCCCGGCCTCGCCGGTGCACTACCAACACGACCCGGTGCAGACCACCAAGACCAGCGTGCACGGCGCGATCAACATGCTGGGCCTGGCCAAGCGGGTGAAGGCGCGTATCCTGCAGGCCTCCACCAGCGAGGTGTACGGCGACCCGGAAGTGCACCCGCAGGTCGAGGGTTACTGGGGCCGGGTCAACCCGATCGGCATCCGCAGCTGCTACGACGAGGGCAAGCGCTGCGCCGAGACGCTGTTCTTCGACTACTACCGCCAGCACGACCTCGACATCAAGGTGGTGCGCATCTTCAACACCTACGGCCCGCGCATGCACCCGAACGACGGCCGGGTGGTCAGCAACTTCATCATGCAGGCACTGCGCGGCGAGGACATCACCATCTACGGCGACGGCAGCCAGACGCGCAGCTTCTGCTACGTCGACGACCTGATCGAGGCGATCGTGCGCATGATGGAATCCGAGCGCGGCTTCACCGGTCCGGTGAACATCGGCAACCCGGTCGAACACACCATGCTGGAGCTGGCCGAGAAGGTGATCGCCCTGGTCGGCGGCCGCTCGAAGCTGGTGTACCGGCCGCTGCCGTCGGACGACCCGCGCCAGCGCCAGCCCGACATCGGCGTGGCCCGCGAGCGGCTCGGCTGGCAGCCGACGGTGGCGCTGGAGGACGGCCTGCAGGAGACCATCGGCTACTTCCGCCGCCTGCTGCAGGACGGTGCGGCGGCATGA
- a CDS encoding CDP-glycerol glycerophosphotransferase family protein — protein MTDPKPAPKHYLLYGSERYALAILRPLQEAIRARGAEAAWFFDGPGAEDMVAGERLLTVEEVRAWKPLAVITSSNAVPHFFPGVKVETFHGFDAGKPRHIYVRGFFDLYCTTGPRDTAQFQAIADRVGHFSVTETGFPKLDPFMQEISGPLPPVRQPPVILYHSTFSPSWSAAETLYEEVKRLSRDSRWRWIVTFHPKMNPETTAKFKALQNEYLSFAENDNILELFPQVDLMCSDTSSALNEFLLTGKPVVTFKNRRPGPQLIDIDDPAQFESAIGRALARPPELLQAIREYADAIHPYRDGRSSERVLEAIDAFVARGAKNRRRKPLNLWRKLKIRRRIGYWGPA, from the coding sequence ATGACCGACCCGAAGCCCGCTCCCAAGCACTACCTGCTGTACGGCTCCGAGCGCTACGCGCTGGCGATCCTGCGCCCGTTGCAGGAAGCCATACGCGCCCGCGGCGCCGAGGCCGCCTGGTTCTTCGACGGCCCCGGCGCGGAGGACATGGTCGCCGGCGAACGCCTGCTGACGGTCGAGGAAGTGCGCGCGTGGAAGCCGCTCGCGGTGATCACCTCGTCCAACGCGGTGCCGCACTTCTTCCCCGGGGTGAAGGTGGAGACCTTCCACGGCTTCGACGCCGGCAAGCCGCGGCACATCTACGTGCGCGGCTTCTTCGACCTGTACTGCACCACCGGCCCGCGCGACACCGCGCAGTTCCAGGCGATCGCCGACAGGGTCGGCCACTTCAGCGTGACCGAGACCGGTTTCCCCAAGCTCGACCCGTTCATGCAGGAGATCAGCGGCCCGCTGCCGCCGGTGCGCCAGCCGCCGGTGATCCTGTACCACTCCACCTTCTCGCCGTCGTGGAGCGCGGCCGAAACGCTGTACGAGGAAGTGAAGCGGCTGTCGCGCGACAGCCGCTGGCGCTGGATCGTCACCTTCCATCCGAAGATGAACCCGGAGACCACCGCGAAGTTCAAGGCGCTGCAGAACGAGTACCTCAGCTTCGCCGAGAACGACAACATTCTGGAGCTGTTCCCGCAGGTCGACCTGATGTGCTCGGACACCTCCTCGGCGCTCAACGAGTTCCTGCTCACCGGCAAGCCGGTGGTGACATTCAAGAACCGCCGGCCCGGCCCGCAGCTGATCGACATCGACGATCCGGCGCAGTTCGAGAGCGCGATCGGGCGCGCGCTGGCGCGGCCGCCGGAACTGCTGCAGGCGATCCGCGAGTACGCCGACGCGATCCACCCCTACCGCGACGGCCGCTCCAGCGAACGCGTGCTGGAGGCGATCGACGCCTTCGTCGCCCGCGGCGCGAAGAATCGCCGGCGCAAGCCGTTGAACCTGTGGCGCAAACTGAAGATCCGCCGGCGCATCGGCTACTGGGGCCCGGCCTGA
- a CDS encoding glycosyltransferase family 2 protein codes for MPTFPLTLAVITRNEAGSIARCLDSVPFAAEKLVVDSGSEDDTVAIAQAHGARVVHQDWLGFGAQRNFATTQCAHDWILVLDADEYLSPALAAELQQRLPALMAGDAPAAYLRRRTIYMGRPMRWYRPSVGEKLARLYHRGRARWSDARVHESLRFDGAAPTLRAPFDHANNPTLPHKQLKVLRYAELKCRDWLDKGKPVRMWQAPFVYLLAFVKDYLFRLAFLDGWRGFLIAQTAASYALYKRMRYYEMVSHPESVASAADLLHQHDIDR; via the coding sequence ATGCCCACGTTCCCGCTGACCCTTGCCGTGATCACCCGCAACGAGGCCGGCAGCATCGCGCGCTGCCTGGACAGCGTGCCGTTCGCGGCCGAGAAGCTGGTGGTCGACTCCGGCAGCGAGGACGACACGGTGGCGATCGCGCAGGCGCATGGCGCGCGCGTGGTGCACCAGGACTGGCTGGGCTTCGGCGCGCAACGCAACTTCGCCACCACGCAGTGCGCGCACGACTGGATCCTGGTGCTGGACGCCGACGAATACCTCAGCCCGGCACTCGCCGCCGAGCTGCAGCAGCGCCTGCCGGCACTGATGGCCGGCGATGCGCCAGCGGCGTACCTGCGCCGGCGCACGATCTACATGGGGCGACCGATGCGCTGGTACCGCCCGTCGGTGGGCGAGAAGCTGGCGCGGCTGTACCACCGCGGCCGCGCGCGCTGGAGCGACGCGCGGGTGCACGAATCGCTGCGTTTCGACGGCGCCGCGCCGACCCTGCGCGCCCCGTTCGACCACGCCAACAACCCGACCCTGCCGCACAAGCAGCTGAAGGTGCTGCGCTACGCCGAGCTGAAATGCCGCGACTGGCTGGACAAGGGCAAGCCGGTGCGGATGTGGCAGGCACCGTTCGTCTACCTGCTGGCCTTCGTCAAGGACTACCTGTTCCGGCTGGCCTTCCTGGACGGCTGGCGCGGCTTCCTGATCGCGCAGACCGCGGCCAGCTACGCGCTGTACAAGCGCATGCGGTACTACGAGATGGTCAGCCACCCGGAGTCGGTGGCAAGCGCCGCCGACCTGCTCCACCAACACGATATCGACCGCTGA
- a CDS encoding DUF6159 family protein → MAGKFARSWALLKASAAVLRSDKSLLVFPLLSGLCTLLVAASFLIPVGLLVIGNEHAGQPFEQGMSAGAYLLMFGFYLVQYFVIIFFQTALTGVALMHLRGEPASVSAGFALARTRLPQILGYALIAATVGLLLRMIQERLGLIGRLVVGFIGLAWTVATFLVVPVLASEGTGPVDAVKRSVELLKRSWGENLIGNGGIGVVFGLLMLLAVLLGAVLLGAAVVSQSAVAIVLAVAVVVLGLTLLGLVQASLQGIYSAALYRYAEAGEASVGFDQALLQQAFAPKQR, encoded by the coding sequence ATGGCCGGTAAATTTGCACGCAGTTGGGCGTTGCTGAAGGCGAGCGCGGCGGTATTGCGTTCGGACAAGTCGTTGCTGGTGTTTCCGTTGCTGTCGGGGTTGTGCACGCTGCTGGTGGCGGCCAGTTTCCTGATCCCGGTCGGGCTGCTGGTGATCGGCAACGAACACGCCGGGCAGCCGTTCGAGCAGGGCATGTCGGCAGGCGCGTATCTGCTGATGTTCGGCTTCTACCTGGTGCAGTACTTCGTGATCATCTTTTTCCAGACCGCGCTGACCGGCGTGGCGCTGATGCACCTGCGCGGCGAGCCGGCCAGCGTGAGCGCCGGCTTCGCGCTGGCGCGCACACGGCTGCCGCAGATCCTCGGCTACGCGCTGATCGCCGCCACCGTCGGCCTGCTGCTGCGGATGATCCAGGAGCGGCTGGGCCTGATCGGCCGGCTGGTGGTCGGCTTCATCGGCCTGGCCTGGACCGTGGCCACTTTCCTGGTGGTGCCGGTGCTGGCCAGCGAGGGCACGGGTCCGGTCGATGCGGTGAAGCGCAGCGTGGAATTGCTCAAGCGCAGCTGGGGCGAGAACCTGATCGGCAACGGCGGCATCGGCGTGGTGTTCGGCCTGCTGATGCTGCTGGCGGTGCTGCTTGGTGCGGTGCTGCTCGGCGCGGCGGTGGTGTCACAGTCGGCCGTGGCGATCGTGCTGGCGGTGGCCGTGGTGGTGCTGGGGCTGACCCTGCTCGGGCTGGTCCAGGCGTCGCTGCAGGGCATCTACTCGGCCGCGCTGTACCGTTACGCGGAAGCGGGCGAGGCCAGCGTCGGTTTCGACCAGGCGCTGCTGCAGCAGGCTTTTGCGCCGAAGCAGCGGTAG
- a CDS encoding tetratricopeptide repeat protein, with amino-acid sequence MSAKLIASLRQQCGGPRDGALLRFSLGSALLAEGDAGAAVDELRRAVGFDPAYSAAWKLLGKACLAHGDAAAAAAAWRSGIAAAAQRGDKQAEKEMGVFLRRLEKP; translated from the coding sequence ATGAGCGCGAAGCTGATCGCCAGCCTGCGCCAACAGTGCGGCGGCCCACGCGACGGCGCGCTGCTGCGTTTCTCGCTGGGCAGCGCGCTGCTGGCCGAAGGCGATGCCGGCGCAGCGGTCGACGAACTGCGTCGTGCCGTCGGCTTCGACCCGGCCTATTCGGCGGCGTGGAAACTGCTCGGCAAGGCCTGCCTTGCCCACGGCGACGCAGCGGCCGCCGCCGCGGCCTGGCGCAGCGGCATCGCCGCCGCCGCGCAGCGCGGCGACAAGCAGGCCGAGAAGGAAATGGGCGTGTTCCTGCGCCGGCTGGAGAAGCCGTAG
- the folK gene encoding 2-amino-4-hydroxy-6-hydroxymethyldihydropteridine diphosphokinase, with protein MARVYLSLGSNLDPQQYLPAAVRELRERFGELTVSPAYRSKSVGFDGADFINLAVGLDTDLPPEALNDWLHALEDRHGRRRDVPRYADRTLDVDIVFYDALVLDGPGHLQIPRKELRYAFVLRPIADIAPALRHPVSGRSMAELWAAFPAASEPLQVEPLAD; from the coding sequence ATGGCACGGGTCTACCTGAGCCTGGGTTCCAACCTCGACCCGCAGCAGTACCTGCCTGCGGCCGTCAGGGAGTTGCGCGAGCGTTTCGGCGAGCTCACGGTGTCGCCGGCGTATCGCAGCAAGTCGGTGGGTTTCGATGGGGCGGATTTCATCAACCTGGCGGTGGGGCTGGATACCGATCTTCCACCGGAAGCGTTGAACGACTGGCTGCACGCGCTGGAAGACCGCCACGGCCGCCGCCGCGACGTGCCGCGCTATGCGGACCGCACGCTGGACGTCGACATCGTGTTCTACGACGCGCTGGTGCTCGATGGCCCGGGCCACCTGCAGATTCCGCGCAAGGAATTGCGGTATGCGTTCGTGCTGCGGCCGATCGCGGACATCGCGCCGGCGTTGCGGCACCCGGTCAGCGGGCGGAGCATGGCCGAGCTGTGGGCGGCGTTCCCGGCCGCCAGCGAGCCGCTGCAGGTCGAGCCACTGGCGGATTGA
- a CDS encoding ArnT family glycosyltransferase, with amino-acid sequence MPSSSYRRFEHLRATWPWLPLWTVVALLAIFSHGPMPLYSTRTLAVAWEMWNQGHWLVPHINGQPYSEKAPLLFWLIHAGWFAFGVSDAWPRVLEVLVGGAQLVLASLLARRLFPDRPWMAKATPWMLLAFGYAFLFGLQIMYDVLLATWALAALLCLTPRMQRAEPRWLLFGVCVGLGLLTKGPVMLLHVAFPWLLGPLWNDWADRHRARWYGRGALALLLGGAMLLAWALPAGLSGGEAYRQRLFFTQTAGRVVDKLAAGKDLQNHAEPFWFYLLWLPLMLFPFSGWPRIWVAVAGLRRPLEPGLRFALCWLLPTFVVFSLISGKQLYYPLPELAGAALLMAGAIAVLRERRPHLADNGWLGTWPLGVGGIAFAVALFMLPLLVASNRLHGEWVDSAAPYSRYFSVVFLLLGGLLLLRGRGELRRLAVAGLIGVLALNALFTLTLWSRYDLRPIAHLLGAAEQAGHPLAYTGNYEGQFHFEGRLTRPISELFGDQAIQDFARAHPDGVIVLHVHRPDANDLRYALLAQPFRSSWLVAWPAVSLADLRSGHTPPEPAQPTRVYPADDWRYRTQP; translated from the coding sequence GTGCCATCCAGCTCCTACCGTCGTTTCGAACACCTGCGCGCCACCTGGCCCTGGCTGCCGTTGTGGACTGTCGTGGCCTTGCTGGCGATCTTCTCGCACGGGCCGATGCCGCTGTATTCCACCCGCACCCTGGCGGTGGCCTGGGAGATGTGGAACCAGGGTCACTGGCTGGTGCCGCACATCAACGGCCAGCCATACAGCGAGAAGGCGCCGCTGCTGTTCTGGCTGATCCACGCCGGCTGGTTCGCGTTCGGCGTCAGCGACGCGTGGCCGCGCGTGCTCGAGGTGCTGGTAGGCGGCGCGCAGCTGGTGCTGGCCTCGCTGCTGGCGAGGCGCCTGTTCCCGGACCGGCCGTGGATGGCCAAGGCGACGCCGTGGATGCTGCTGGCGTTCGGCTACGCGTTCCTGTTCGGCCTGCAGATCATGTACGACGTGCTGCTGGCCACGTGGGCGCTGGCCGCGCTGCTGTGCCTGACGCCGAGGATGCAGCGGGCCGAGCCGCGCTGGCTGCTGTTCGGCGTGTGCGTGGGCCTGGGGCTGCTGACCAAGGGGCCGGTGATGCTGCTGCACGTGGCCTTCCCCTGGCTGCTCGGCCCGTTGTGGAACGACTGGGCCGACCGCCACCGCGCGCGCTGGTACGGCCGCGGCGCGCTGGCGCTGCTGCTCGGCGGCGCGATGCTGCTGGCGTGGGCGCTGCCGGCTGGGCTCTCCGGCGGCGAGGCGTACCGGCAACGCCTGTTCTTCACCCAGACCGCCGGCCGCGTGGTCGACAAGCTGGCCGCCGGCAAGGACCTGCAGAACCACGCCGAGCCGTTCTGGTTCTACCTGCTGTGGCTGCCGCTGATGCTGTTCCCGTTCAGCGGCTGGCCGCGCATCTGGGTGGCCGTGGCCGGCTTGCGCCGGCCGCTGGAACCCGGCCTGCGTTTCGCGCTGTGCTGGCTGCTGCCCACCTTCGTGGTGTTCTCGCTGATCAGCGGCAAGCAGCTGTACTACCCGCTGCCGGAACTCGCCGGCGCCGCACTGCTGATGGCCGGCGCGATCGCCGTGCTGCGCGAACGCCGGCCGCACCTGGCCGACAACGGCTGGCTCGGCACCTGGCCGCTGGGCGTGGGCGGCATCGCGTTCGCCGTGGCGCTGTTCATGCTGCCGCTGCTGGTGGCGAGCAACCGCCTGCACGGCGAGTGGGTCGATTCGGCGGCGCCGTACAGCCGCTACTTCAGCGTGGTGTTCCTGTTGCTCGGCGGCCTGCTGCTGCTGCGCGGCCGCGGCGAGCTGCGCCGGCTGGCGGTGGCCGGGCTGATCGGTGTACTCGCGCTCAACGCGCTGTTCACGCTGACCTTGTGGTCGCGTTACGACCTGCGCCCGATCGCCCACCTGCTCGGCGCCGCCGAGCAGGCCGGCCACCCGCTCGCCTACACCGGCAACTACGAAGGCCAGTTCCATTTCGAGGGGCGGCTGACCCGGCCGATCAGCGAACTGTTCGGTGACCAGGCCATCCAGGATTTCGCCCGCGCCCACCCGGACGGCGTGATCGTGCTGCACGTGCACCGGCCGGACGCGAACGACCTGCGCTACGCCCTGCTGGCGCAGCCGTTCCGCTCCTCCTGGCTGGTGGCCTGGCCCGCCGTCTCGCTGGCCGACCTGCGCAGCGGCCACACCCCGCCCGAACCCGCGCAGCCGACCCGGGTCTACCCGGCCGACGACTGGCGCTACCGCACCCAGCCATGA
- a CDS encoding glycosyltransferase family 2 protein, producing the protein MRISVAVITYNWPAALARVLRALAAQSELPHEVIVTDDGSQPATRELLERIAADYPVRLVHLWQPDDGARMSRARNRAIAAAQGDYVILLDGDMVAEPHFVADHRAFARRGCFVQGSRVLTDAALTRRLLEGVALPGFFGRGIERRRHTLRLPWLARWYARPGTKQRGIKSCNMAFWRDDLLRLNGFNEAMTGWGREDTELALRAFHAGLLRRELRFSALATHLYHPTRKHVVDNPNDRIVDETRTYRLLRCERGVEQHLGEFADPPPDLRALAAQPS; encoded by the coding sequence GTGCGCATCAGCGTCGCCGTGATCACCTACAACTGGCCCGCCGCGCTGGCGCGGGTGCTGCGTGCGCTGGCCGCGCAGAGCGAGCTGCCGCACGAGGTGATCGTCACCGACGACGGCTCGCAGCCGGCCACGCGCGAACTGCTGGAGCGCATCGCCGCGGACTACCCGGTGCGCCTGGTGCACCTGTGGCAGCCGGACGATGGCGCGCGGATGAGCCGCGCGCGCAACCGCGCGATCGCCGCCGCGCAGGGCGACTACGTGATCCTGCTCGACGGCGACATGGTCGCCGAGCCGCACTTCGTCGCCGACCATCGCGCGTTCGCGCGCCGCGGCTGCTTCGTGCAGGGCTCGCGCGTGCTGACCGACGCCGCGCTGACCCGCCGCCTGCTGGAGGGCGTGGCGCTGCCGGGCTTCTTCGGCCGCGGCATCGAGCGGCGCCGGCACACCCTGCGCCTGCCGTGGCTGGCGCGCTGGTATGCCCGGCCCGGCACCAAGCAACGCGGCATCAAGAGCTGCAACATGGCGTTCTGGCGCGACGACCTGCTGCGCCTGAACGGCTTCAACGAGGCGATGACCGGTTGGGGCCGCGAGGATACCGAGTTGGCCCTGCGCGCCTTCCATGCGGGCCTGCTCCGGCGCGAGCTGCGCTTCAGCGCGCTGGCGACGCACCTGTACCATCCCACCCGCAAGCACGTCGTCGACAATCCGAACGACCGCATCGTGGACGAAACGCGGACGTACCGGCTGCTGCGTTGCGAGCGCGGCGTCGAGCAGCACCTGGGCGAGTTCGCCGATCCGCCGCCGGACCTGCGCGCGCTCGCCGCTCAGCCGAGCTGA
- the dbpA gene encoding ATP-dependent RNA helicase DbpA has product MTAFNTLPLKPALLASVETLGYTEMTPVQAQSLPPMLAGRDVIAQAQTGSGKTAAFGLSLLQSIDVDTIRLQALVLCPTRELADQVSKALRKLAANIPNVKLLTLCGGMPLGPQLASLSHDPHIVVGTPGRVQEHLKRGSLHGGGIKVLVLDEADRMLDMGFSEAIDDIVGRIAKHHQTLLFSATYPEEIRAVSQRVQTDPVVVTVDTPAEQKPAIEQQFIEVEPAQKLDALAQLLAGERGQHALVFCNMRRDVDAVAQELDRRGYSALALHGDMEQRDRDEVLVRFANKSCNVLVATDVAARGLDIAALPLVLCYDVAHDPDTHTHRIGRTGRAGETGLAITLCTPRERPKAANIEEAGGVPLSWRTLKVAPPRGKTLQLAPMKTLVIDAGRQDKLRPGDILGALTGDAGLDAKDIGKIDVFATRAYVAIGRALAAKSLERLRAGRIKGRNFRVRPLG; this is encoded by the coding sequence ATGACCGCCTTCAACACGCTCCCGCTCAAACCCGCCCTGCTCGCCAGCGTGGAAACCCTCGGCTACACCGAGATGACCCCGGTGCAGGCGCAGAGCCTGCCGCCGATGCTGGCCGGGCGCGACGTGATCGCGCAGGCGCAGACCGGCAGCGGCAAGACCGCGGCGTTCGGGCTGAGCCTGCTGCAGTCGATCGACGTGGACACGATCCGCCTGCAGGCGCTGGTGCTGTGCCCGACGCGCGAGCTGGCCGACCAGGTCAGCAAGGCGCTCCGCAAGCTGGCCGCGAACATCCCGAACGTGAAGCTGCTGACCCTGTGCGGCGGCATGCCGCTGGGGCCGCAGCTGGCTTCGCTGTCGCACGACCCGCACATCGTGGTCGGCACGCCCGGCCGCGTGCAGGAACACCTCAAGCGCGGCAGCCTGCACGGCGGCGGCATCAAGGTACTGGTGCTGGACGAGGCCGACCGCATGCTCGACATGGGTTTCAGCGAGGCGATCGACGACATCGTCGGGCGCATCGCCAAACATCACCAGACGCTGCTGTTCTCGGCCACCTATCCGGAGGAGATTCGCGCGGTGAGTCAACGCGTGCAGACCGACCCGGTGGTGGTCACGGTGGACACGCCGGCCGAGCAGAAGCCGGCGATCGAGCAGCAGTTCATCGAGGTCGAGCCCGCACAGAAGCTCGACGCCTTGGCGCAACTGCTTGCCGGCGAGCGCGGACAACACGCGCTGGTGTTCTGCAACATGCGCCGCGACGTCGACGCGGTGGCGCAGGAACTGGACCGCCGCGGCTACTCCGCGCTGGCCCTGCACGGCGACATGGAGCAGCGCGACCGCGACGAGGTGCTGGTGCGCTTCGCCAACAAGAGCTGCAACGTGCTGGTCGCCACCGATGTGGCCGCGCGCGGACTGGACATCGCCGCGCTGCCGCTGGTGCTCTGCTACGACGTGGCGCACGACCCGGACACCCACACCCACCGCATCGGCCGCACCGGCCGCGCCGGCGAAACAGGGCTGGCGATCACGCTGTGCACGCCGCGCGAACGGCCGAAGGCGGCGAACATCGAGGAGGCCGGCGGCGTGCCGCTGTCGTGGCGCACGCTGAAAGTGGCGCCGCCGCGCGGCAAGACCCTGCAGCTGGCGCCGATGAAGACACTGGTGATCGACGCCGGCCGCCAGGACAAGCTGCGCCCCGGCGACATCCTCGGCGCGCTCACCGGCGACGCCGGCCTGGACGCGAAGGACATCGGCAAGATCGACGTGTTCGCCACCCGCGCCTACGTGGCGATCGGCCGCGCGCTGGCGGCCAAATCGCTGGAGCGGCTGCGCGCGGGGCGGATCAAGGGCCGCAACTTCCGCGTGCGTCCGCTAGGCTAG